One window of Hujiaoplasma nucleasis genomic DNA carries:
- the fusA gene encoding elongation factor G: protein MKEYKANALRNVILLGHLGSGKTSLAESLAYISSAIDKKGSVEKKSTISDYTPEEHAKQSSLTTALVPVEFKETKINFLDAPGADEMIGDISYAMSAANAAVLVVDASSGVQVGTERMWLEIKKHNLPAMIFVNKMDKENIKFDELLEEIKTKLGKQAVPFCLPLGKSDSFDGFADIIELKARIYNGNACIDGEIHDDKMDKVNELRQVLIETVAGSDEALLEKYFEGEELTKEEIQRGLHLSVLNGEAVPILVGSATKDIGPLTMLHMINAFFPTMSESNPLKATMVDNDKEIERNYSDDEPFSATVFKTIIDPFVGTINLMQIKSGTLEKDQEIYVSNSQNVEKATQPFTLLGKEQITMDKFHAGDICAMAKVPEVKTGTTLSDKKSRIVYPEVKTPTPTMYMAVKVENKKDEDKLSNALAKILLEDSTLETRRNKETAQLLIGGQGMIHIGYIIDKMKNSYKVALQTEDQRIVYRETIKQTAEAEGRYIKQSGGSGYYGVVVMRFEPNPEAEYEFAEEVFGGAVPRGYFPAVDKGLQEALEHGVLAGFPVINVKGVLTDGKYHAVDSNELAFKKAAGMAFKAACKSAKPVILEPIYRLEVLIKDEYLGDVLGDINKRRGRVLGMEPAIDGYQKVIAETPEAEITKYTIDLKAMTQGSGTFTREFLRYEEVPGNLTDKIIADHKREEEEN from the coding sequence ATGAAAGAATATAAAGCAAATGCTTTAAGAAACGTTATCTTATTGGGACATTTAGGAAGTGGAAAAACATCTTTGGCTGAGTCCTTAGCCTATATTTCATCTGCCATAGATAAAAAAGGTAGTGTTGAGAAGAAATCTACAATCTCAGATTATACACCTGAAGAACATGCTAAACAAAGTTCTTTAACAACTGCTTTAGTTCCTGTAGAATTCAAAGAAACAAAAATTAACTTTTTGGATGCACCTGGTGCAGACGAAATGATTGGAGACATCTCTTATGCTATGTCAGCCGCTAATGCTGCTGTATTAGTTGTTGATGCTTCAAGTGGTGTTCAAGTTGGTACTGAAAGAATGTGGTTAGAGATTAAAAAACACAATCTACCAGCTATGATCTTTGTTAATAAAATGGACAAAGAAAACATCAAATTTGACGAATTGTTAGAAGAAATTAAAACTAAATTAGGAAAACAAGCTGTTCCTTTCTGTTTACCTTTAGGTAAGTCTGATAGTTTTGATGGTTTCGCTGATATTATTGAATTAAAAGCTAGAATCTATAATGGTAATGCTTGTATTGATGGTGAAATTCATGATGACAAAATGGACAAAGTTAATGAGTTAAGACAAGTTTTAATTGAAACTGTTGCAGGTTCTGACGAAGCCTTATTGGAAAAATATTTTGAAGGTGAAGAATTAACTAAAGAAGAAATTCAACGTGGTTTACACTTATCTGTTTTAAATGGTGAAGCAGTTCCTATTTTAGTAGGTTCAGCAACTAAGGATATTGGGCCATTAACTATGTTACATATGATTAATGCATTTTTCCCTACAATGTCTGAAAGCAATCCTTTAAAAGCTACAATGGTTGACAATGATAAAGAAATCGAAAGAAATTACAGCGATGATGAACCTTTTTCAGCAACTGTTTTCAAAACAATCATTGACCCATTTGTTGGAACTATTAATTTAATGCAAATTAAATCTGGTACATTAGAAAAAGATCAAGAAATTTATGTTTCAAATTCACAAAATGTTGAAAAAGCTACTCAACCTTTTACATTGTTGGGTAAAGAACAAATCACTATGGATAAATTCCATGCGGGTGATATTTGTGCTATGGCAAAAGTTCCTGAGGTTAAAACGGGCACAACTTTAAGTGATAAAAAATCAAGAATTGTTTATCCTGAAGTTAAAACTCCAACACCGACGATGTATATGGCTGTTAAAGTTGAAAATAAAAAAGACGAAGATAAATTATCGAATGCTTTGGCTAAAATATTATTAGAAGATAGCACACTTGAAACAAGAAGAAACAAAGAAACTGCACAATTATTGATTGGTGGACAAGGTATGATTCATATCGGATACATCATCGATAAAATGAAAAATTCATATAAAGTTGCTTTACAAACAGAAGATCAACGTATCGTTTATCGTGAAACAATCAAACAAACTGCTGAAGCAGAAGGTAGATATATTAAACAATCTGGTGGTTCAGGGTATTATGGTGTAGTTGTTATGAGATTTGAACCAAATCCTGAAGCTGAGTATGAATTCGCTGAAGAAGTCTTTGGTGGAGCGGTTCCTAGAGGATACTTCCCAGCTGTTGATAAAGGTCTTCAAGAAGCTTTAGAACATGGTGTTTTAGCAGGTTTCCCTGTGATTAATGTTAAAGGTGTTTTAACAGATGGTAAATATCATGCAGTTGACTCTAATGAGTTGGCCTTTAAAAAAGCTGCTGGTATGGCTTTTAAAGCTGCATGTAAATCTGCTAAACCAGTTATTTTAGAACCTATTTACCGTTTAGAAGTATTGATCAAAGATGAATACTTAGGCGATGTATTAGGTGATATTAATAAACGTAGGGGTAGAGTTTTAGGTATGGAACCTGCCATTGATGGATATCAAAAAGTCATTGCAGAAACTCCTGAAGCTGAAATTACTAAATATACCATTGACTTAAAAGCGATGACACAAGGTTCTGGAACATTCACTCGTGAATTTTTAAGATACGAAGAAGTTCCTGGAAACTTAACTGATAAGATTATTGCTGATCATAAACGCGAAGAAGAAGAAAATTAA
- a CDS encoding DUF1295 domain-containing protein, translated as MNIKRIIIYLLLFAITLAISTIGFQYFNDEGLFIPFLVVLAYFTIFYIVAQVIKDNSIVDWGWGAGFVIGAMTTLLMTENPTILSFVIVGFIAVWGIRLSYRIIRRNWGKPEDFRYAQWRKEWGDKAVIIAFFRVFMVQGIINFIVGSAAYTVIKFNQFSFDDGLQWLTLIGLLIAFIGLFFEVVGDEQLRRHIQKGTKKLMKSGLWSITRHPNYFGEIMIWTGLYLTGVTLFISSEASLLYYGLLIISPLLMSTVLIKISTPLLEKHMSKYDGWDQYTKETPMIFPCLIK; from the coding sequence ATGAATATAAAAAGAATTATTATTTATTTATTGTTATTTGCGATTACTTTAGCCATTTCAACAATAGGTTTCCAGTATTTTAATGATGAGGGCTTATTTATTCCTTTTCTAGTTGTTTTGGCGTATTTTACAATCTTTTATATTGTTGCACAAGTTATTAAAGACAATTCAATTGTTGATTGGGGTTGGGGCGCTGGTTTTGTCATTGGAGCTATGACGACTTTATTAATGACTGAAAATCCTACGATATTATCTTTCGTTATTGTTGGTTTTATTGCTGTATGGGGAATTAGGTTATCCTATAGAATCATTAGAAGAAACTGGGGAAAACCTGAAGACTTTAGGTATGCACAGTGGCGCAAAGAATGGGGAGATAAAGCTGTGATAATCGCTTTTTTTAGGGTTTTCATGGTTCAAGGCATTATTAATTTTATTGTAGGTTCAGCTGCTTATACTGTCATTAAATTTAATCAATTTTCATTTGATGATGGCTTACAATGGTTGACTTTAATTGGCTTACTCATAGCCTTTATCGGTTTGTTCTTTGAAGTTGTTGGTGATGAACAGTTAAGAAGACATATTCAAAAAGGTACTAAGAAGTTAATGAAATCAGGCTTATGGTCAATAACAAGACACCCAAACTATTTTGGTGAAATCATGATTTGGACTGGTCTTTACCTAACTGGAGTCACCTTATTTATTTCATCAGAAGCTAGTTTGCTTTATTATGGCTTGTTAATTATTTCTCCATTATTAATGTCAACAGTTTTAATAAAAATATCAACACCATTGTTAGAAAAGCATATGTCTAAGTATGATGGTTGGGATCAATATACTAAAGAAACACCCATGATTTTTCCTTGCCTAATAAAATAA
- a CDS encoding DegV family protein, with amino-acid sequence MEKIGLLIDSTSHTSEDLQTYDFIKTVNLKVVIDDEEYLEKDLSKEQMENFIEGNHKMLTSQPAPTDFIDAYKEFKAEGYTHVLVVVLSDKLSGTFQAALLSKNLLEDDLEVSIHSPQVASYGVANGLRILAKDIQEGITFEDLLKRYYQVFEHGFVSFTLSNLKHLFKGGRLSRVQALIGTVLRIKPIVEMIDGKLKMVRKERTNIACQDFFMEKVDEYAQKFEHVYIDIIHLNNEKWAESIKNVVEEKYPNIHIHLTDYVSPVFYVHLGNKGFGIALIGF; translated from the coding sequence ATGGAAAAAATAGGATTATTAATTGACAGCACTTCACATACCAGTGAAGACTTACAGACTTATGATTTTATAAAAACAGTTAACTTAAAAGTAGTGATAGATGATGAAGAATACTTAGAAAAAGATTTATCTAAGGAGCAAATGGAAAATTTTATTGAAGGTAATCATAAAATGTTAACCTCTCAACCAGCTCCTACAGATTTTATTGATGCTTATAAGGAATTTAAAGCTGAAGGATACACTCATGTATTGGTTGTAGTGCTTTCTGATAAGTTGTCTGGAACATTCCAAGCCGCTTTGTTATCAAAGAATTTGCTTGAAGATGATCTAGAAGTATCGATTCATTCTCCACAAGTAGCTTCTTATGGAGTAGCTAATGGTTTAAGAATTTTAGCTAAAGATATTCAAGAAGGTATAACTTTTGAAGATTTATTAAAAAGATATTATCAAGTCTTTGAACATGGTTTTGTTTCTTTCACCCTATCAAATTTAAAACACTTATTTAAAGGTGGAAGATTATCAAGAGTTCAGGCTTTGATCGGGACAGTTTTAAGAATTAAACCTATTGTTGAAATGATTGATGGTAAGTTAAAAATGGTTCGAAAAGAAAGAACCAATATTGCTTGTCAAGATTTCTTTATGGAGAAAGTTGATGAGTATGCTCAAAAATTCGAACATGTATACATTGATATTATTCATTTGAATAATGAAAAGTGGGCTGAAAGCATTAAAAATGTTGTGGAAGAAAAATATCCTAATATTCATATACATTTGACAGATTATGTGAGTCCAGTCTTTTATGTACATTTAGGAAATAAAGGTTTTGGTATTGCTTTAATAGGTTTTTAA
- a CDS encoding sugar O-acetyltransferase — protein MLKGLLYNPSDPDIRNEFIEAKRKVRLFNNTNEDELELRTSILKSILGSMGKNAYIEPPFRCDYGKNIHVGDYFYANYNCVILDAVPIHIGSYVLLGPNVGIYPINHPIDKDIRKIWVEYGQSIRIEDNVWIGGHVVINGGVTIGQGSIIGSGSVVTRDIPENVIAAGNPCKVIRKITEEDKKFWENRYNLER, from the coding sequence ATGTTAAAAGGATTACTTTATAACCCTAGTGATCCAGATATAAGAAATGAATTTATTGAGGCGAAACGTAAAGTTCGCCTTTTTAATAATACCAATGAAGATGAGTTAGAATTAAGAACGTCTATATTAAAGAGTATATTAGGTTCAATGGGAAAAAATGCTTATATTGAACCGCCTTTTAGATGTGATTATGGAAAAAATATTCATGTTGGTGATTATTTTTATGCAAATTATAATTGTGTCATCTTGGACGCTGTACCAATTCATATAGGTTCTTATGTTTTATTGGGACCTAATGTTGGTATCTACCCCATTAACCATCCTATAGATAAAGATATTAGAAAAATATGGGTAGAATATGGACAATCAATTAGGATAGAAGATAATGTTTGGATCGGGGGTCATGTGGTTATTAATGGTGGTGTGACAATTGGTCAAGGATCCATTATAGGATCAGGCTCAGTTGTGACTCGCGATATTCCTGAGAATGTAATAGCGGCTGGAAATCCCTGTAAAGTGATTAGAAAAATCACTGAAGAAGATAAGAAATTTTGGGAAAATAGATATAATTTAGAAAGATAA
- a CDS encoding IS3 family transposase: protein MARVENGESIRSVALDLGLTDPTILGDWLKLYRTKGEAAVKDTYSRKGYLTKDKRAKAIVDQTLLEENERLKAEIEYLKKSRSLTKKLEGVTSKEKAEIVTSLRTKFKLSDLLEVAQMASSVYYYHTSEYKKKANKYKDIEKEIDYLYLKKHKKRIGYHRVYIELKKMNYVIGKNKVLEIMRHKGYTKKKVKKWRKYNSYAGDLGFTKPNQMNQDFSTLKPYQKAGTDITMFRTERGPVYLSPIIDFDSREVLSYVAGTNAKMDKITKMLELLKKHHSNRVKGMMIQSDQGIQYQNSRYQTKLEELGIIQSMSRKGNCLDNSPTENFFGRMKVEMWYGHEKEYKSPKALIKAIDEYINYYNNTRLVTKHKMSPIEYRNNMI from the coding sequence ATCGCAAGGGTAGAGAACGGAGAATCAATACGGAGTGTAGCGTTGGATTTAGGACTTACAGATCCAACGATACTAGGAGATTGGTTAAAGTTATATAGAACAAAAGGTGAAGCAGCAGTTAAAGACACATATTCAAGAAAAGGATACCTTACAAAAGACAAGAGAGCAAAAGCAATCGTTGATCAAACATTATTAGAAGAAAATGAAAGACTGAAAGCCGAGATAGAGTACCTAAAAAAATCGCGGTCCTTAACAAAAAAACTAGAAGGCGTAACAAGCAAAGAAAAAGCTGAAATTGTTACATCGTTAAGGACCAAATTTAAATTATCAGACCTTCTAGAAGTAGCACAGATGGCATCATCAGTTTATTACTATCATACAAGTGAATATAAGAAGAAAGCTAATAAATACAAGGATATAGAAAAAGAAATAGATTATCTATATCTAAAGAAGCACAAGAAGAGAATTGGCTATCATAGGGTCTATATTGAGCTTAAGAAGATGAACTATGTTATAGGGAAAAACAAAGTCTTAGAGATTATGAGACATAAAGGCTATACTAAAAAGAAAGTTAAGAAATGGAGAAAATATAATTCATACGCAGGAGATTTAGGGTTTACAAAGCCAAATCAAATGAACCAAGATTTCTCAACTCTCAAACCATATCAAAAAGCAGGTACAGATATTACCATGTTTAGAACTGAGAGAGGACCTGTTTATCTTTCGCCAATCATAGACTTTGATTCAAGAGAAGTATTATCATATGTCGCAGGAACAAACGCCAAGATGGATAAGATTACAAAGATGTTGGAGTTATTAAAAAAACATCATTCCAATCGTGTGAAAGGAATGATGATACAATCGGATCAGGGTATTCAATATCAAAACTCAAGATATCAAACAAAACTTGAAGAGTTGGGCATCATACAATCAATGAGTCGAAAGGGAAACTGCTTAGATAATTCTCCTACTGAGAACTTCTTTGGAAGAATGAAAGTAGAGATGTGGTATGGTCATGAAAAAGAGTACAAGAGCCCAAAAGCTTTGATTAAAGCTATTGATGAATATATAAATTATTACAACAATACCCGTTTAGTTACAAAACATAAAATGAGTCCAATAGAATATAGAAATAATATGATATAA